In Urechidicola croceus, a single window of DNA contains:
- a CDS encoding polysaccharide biosynthesis protein, with protein MFKKAVKKILNKHSSKWLVLSIDVTLVLLTFTVSYIIRFNFQPDFDGLYLFYQLPIIALISIISFLLIGSHKGIIRHTGLKDANNIVIGVNIIATLLIVIVLFGRKHSFNQVFNIPLSIIYIHYLLNIVILVASRFIFKELYKYFISDLKMSTNLLIYGAGNLGLTTYEAIKNDVHNKYKVVGFIDDNSSKSGKNIDMVKVYSFDQIDDEFIVKHNIKEIVIAIKSIQSGRLMEITDSFISKSLKVKIVPPVDKWIDGDLQVGQIKQVKIEDLLGRQPIDIDNPILKKEMLDKVVLITGAAGSIGSEIARQVATYDYKKLILLDQAESPLYDLQQEFKRNNRKNFIVIIGDVRDRKKIDQVFDDFKPDLVYHAAAYKHVPLMENNPYQAVRANVLGTMNVTDLAIKHKVGKFVMVSTDKAVNPTNVMGSTKRLAELYITCLKDNPSTKFITTRFGNVLGSNGSVIPLFKKQIEVGGPLTVTHREITRYFMTIPEACQLVLEAGSIGKGGEIFVFDMGQSIKIFDLAVNMIQLSGLKYPEDIDIKIVGLRPGEKIYEELLGDGENTTKTHHEKIMIAKVKDIDCDIIKSKIIDICNSLETISKTEIVSKIKDIVPEYISNNSEYELLDKEIINN; from the coding sequence ATGTTTAAAAAGGCTGTAAAAAAAATATTAAATAAACATTCGTCTAAATGGTTAGTACTGTCAATTGATGTTACTTTAGTTCTTTTGACATTCACAGTATCTTATATTATTAGATTCAATTTCCAACCAGATTTTGATGGCTTATATCTTTTTTATCAATTACCAATTATAGCCCTAATATCAATAATTTCATTTTTGTTAATAGGTTCGCATAAAGGTATTATAAGACATACGGGGTTAAAAGATGCTAATAATATTGTAATTGGTGTTAATATAATCGCTACATTATTAATTGTTATTGTTTTATTTGGTAGAAAGCATAGTTTTAATCAAGTTTTTAATATTCCGCTATCTATAATCTATATACATTATTTACTAAACATAGTCATTTTAGTTGCTTCAAGATTTATTTTTAAGGAGTTGTATAAATACTTTATTTCTGATTTAAAAATGTCTACTAATTTATTGATTTATGGTGCTGGTAATTTAGGACTTACAACCTATGAAGCAATTAAAAATGATGTTCATAATAAATATAAGGTTGTTGGATTTATTGATGATAATAGTTCTAAATCTGGTAAAAATATTGATATGGTCAAAGTATATAGTTTTGATCAAATTGATGATGAATTCATAGTAAAACATAATATTAAGGAAATTGTAATTGCAATTAAATCAATTCAATCTGGAAGATTGATGGAAATAACAGATTCTTTTATTTCCAAATCGTTAAAAGTGAAAATTGTTCCACCCGTAGATAAGTGGATTGATGGTGATTTACAAGTTGGTCAAATAAAACAAGTCAAAATTGAAGATTTATTAGGTAGACAACCAATAGATATTGATAATCCAATCCTTAAAAAAGAAATGCTTGATAAAGTAGTGCTAATTACTGGTGCTGCAGGATCAATTGGTAGTGAAATAGCTAGGCAAGTTGCAACTTATGATTATAAAAAATTAATTTTATTAGATCAAGCAGAATCACCACTTTACGATTTGCAACAAGAGTTTAAAAGAAATAACCGCAAAAATTTTATAGTTATAATTGGTGATGTAAGAGATAGAAAAAAAATAGACCAAGTATTTGATGATTTTAAACCTGATTTAGTTTATCATGCAGCAGCATACAAACATGTGCCATTAATGGAAAATAATCCATATCAGGCTGTAAGAGCAAATGTTTTGGGTACTATGAATGTTACCGATTTGGCAATAAAGCATAAAGTTGGGAAATTTGTGATGGTGTCAACTGATAAAGCAGTAAATCCAACAAATGTAATGGGTTCAACAAAACGATTAGCAGAACTTTATATAACCTGTTTAAAAGATAATCCTTCAACAAAATTTATAACAACACGTTTTGGTAATGTTTTAGGTTCCAATGGGTCCGTAATACCATTATTTAAAAAGCAAATTGAAGTTGGAGGTCCGTTAACTGTAACACATAGAGAAATAACTAGATATTTTATGACTATTCCAGAGGCTTGCCAATTAGTATTAGAAGCAGGTTCTATAGGTAAGGGAGGAGAGATTTTCGTGTTTGATATGGGACAATCAATTAAAATATTTGATTTAGCAGTGAATATGATACAACTTTCAGGGTTGAAATATCCTGAAGATATTGATATAAAAATTGTTGGTTTAAGACCTGGTGAGAAAATTTACGAAGAGTTACTAGGAGATGGAGAAAATACAACTAAAACTCATCATGAAAAAATTATGATTGCTAAAGTAAAAGATATAGATTGCGATATAATTAAATCTAAAATAATAGATATTTGTAATTCGTTGGAAACTATTTCAAAAACTGAAATAGTTTCCAAAATTAAAGATATTGTTCCAGAATATATTTCTAACAATTCAGAATATGAATTATTAGATAAAGAAATAATTAATAATTAA
- a CDS encoding polysaccharide biosynthesis/export family protein yields the protein MKKVLKNKFNFCIVILSVVTLLSSCGTQEDIVYFQNIKNNQNSSRATSYTPTLNPDDLIKIHVLAFDMQAVGPFNGQGITGSVSGEGSKSYLIDQNGNIEFPVLGNIKLAGLTRLEATELLKKKIAEYVKEPIVNISIENFKITVLGEVKNPGTFRIDNERITILEALGLAGDLTIYGERKDILVVRESDGKRINTRVDLTTDEVFQSPVFYLAQNDVIYIKPSESKIKQSKPPSDFKTIILPVIGVLLSAATLITR from the coding sequence ATGAAAAAAGTACTTAAAAATAAGTTTAATTTCTGTATTGTCATACTTTCTGTAGTAACTTTGCTATCATCCTGTGGTACACAAGAAGATATTGTCTATTTTCAAAATATTAAGAATAATCAAAATTCAAGTCGCGCAACTTCATATACCCCAACATTAAACCCTGACGATTTAATTAAAATACATGTTTTAGCATTTGATATGCAAGCAGTAGGGCCTTTTAATGGTCAAGGTATTACCGGAAGTGTTTCAGGAGAAGGTTCTAAATCATATTTAATAGATCAAAATGGAAATATAGAATTTCCTGTTTTGGGTAATATTAAGTTGGCTGGGCTAACTAGGTTAGAGGCAACAGAATTGTTAAAGAAAAAAATAGCAGAATATGTAAAAGAACCAATTGTTAACATTAGTATTGAAAATTTTAAAATTACGGTATTAGGTGAAGTAAAAAATCCAGGAACATTTAGGATTGATAATGAAAGAATAACTATACTTGAGGCTTTAGGTTTAGCTGGTGATTTGACAATTTATGGAGAACGTAAAGATATATTAGTGGTAAGAGAAAGTGACGGTAAAAGAATAAATACAAGAGTAGATTTAACTACAGACGAGGTCTTTCAATCTCCAGTTTTCTATTTAGCTCAAAACGATGTAATTTATATAAAACCTAGTGAATCCAAAATAAAACAGTCTAAGCCTCCATCTGATTTTAAAACAATAATTTTACCAGTTATAGGAGTATTACTCTCTGCAGCAACTTTAATAACAAGATAA
- a CDS encoding tyrosine-protein phosphatase yields MFFFKKKLTPINELFPNSFVDIHSHLLPGIDDGAKTLEDSIFLIKKMKSFGIKNIITTPHILGTFWPNTPEIINDKLALVKNELLNQHITDVNLSAAAEYMLDERFMKLLYEKKLLTIKDNYVLIELSYVNPPENIFDLIFEIQTNGYIPILAHPERYIFYHYNFKNYKKLKDLGCYFQLNLLSLTEYYGREVYSTAIQLLKNNLIDFAGTDTHNDIHLKKLKELGTAKNVKLLKPLLLKNNLFNNFN; encoded by the coding sequence TTGTTTTTCTTTAAAAAAAAATTAACTCCTATAAACGAATTGTTTCCAAACAGTTTCGTTGATATTCATTCTCATCTTTTACCAGGTATTGATGATGGTGCTAAAACACTTGAAGATTCTATTTTTTTAATCAAAAAAATGAAAAGTTTTGGAATTAAAAATATTATTACAACACCTCATATTCTAGGAACGTTTTGGCCAAATACTCCCGAAATCATAAATGATAAGTTAGCATTAGTTAAAAATGAATTGTTAAATCAGCATATAACTGATGTAAATTTAAGTGCAGCAGCAGAATATATGTTAGATGAAAGATTTATGAAACTTTTGTATGAAAAAAAACTACTTACAATAAAAGATAATTATGTCTTAATTGAACTATCTTATGTAAATCCACCAGAAAATATTTTTGATTTAATATTTGAAATTCAAACTAATGGTTATATACCTATACTTGCGCATCCTGAACGCTATATTTTCTATCACTACAATTTTAAAAACTATAAAAAACTAAAAGATTTAGGTTGCTACTTTCAACTAAATTTACTTTCTCTAACTGAGTATTATGGTCGTGAAGTTTATAGTACAGCAATTCAATTACTTAAAAACAATTTAATCGATTTTGCTGGAACTGACACTCATAATGATATTCATTTAAAAAAATTAAAAGAATTAGGAACGGCAAAAAATGTGAAATTATTAAAACCTCTATTATTAAAAAATAATTTGTTTAATAATTTTAACTAA
- a CDS encoding LptF/LptG family permease, with protein MRILDKYILKKYLTSFVFVLLILIPVIIAVNVSEKIDKFLRNPELTVGSIISDYYVNFIVTIGNMILPLALFISVLFFTSKLAGNTEIIAMNSAKISFARFLKPYFIGATIVTIFSLLLNHFIVPQSSKIHSDFENKYIKKRKVDYNNVTDVNLQLSENDYIYVKSFNLKRNVGFDFCYERYDGIQLKEKLICDNIRFREKDSSYRMTNFYKRELSEGDDVISFGRRMDTVFSFMPDDLLHVESFAKEMRTPKLMEYIEVSRARGRGNLNTYLVELYKRTSLPISSYILTLIAVSLGSVKRRGGIGVNLAIGITLMFIYVFLLKIVEVIGGSADSNPMFLVWLPNIIFAAIAIYLYINARK; from the coding sequence ATGAGAATACTCGATAAATATATATTAAAAAAGTACTTAACCTCTTTCGTTTTTGTGCTTTTAATTTTAATTCCAGTAATTATTGCTGTTAATGTTTCTGAAAAAATAGACAAATTTTTAAGAAATCCTGAATTAACAGTGGGAAGCATTATTTCAGATTATTATGTAAATTTCATTGTTACTATTGGTAATATGATATTACCATTAGCATTATTCATTTCAGTCCTATTTTTCACTTCAAAATTGGCAGGAAATACAGAGATAATTGCTATGAATTCTGCAAAAATTTCATTTGCTAGATTTTTAAAACCTTATTTTATTGGAGCAACAATTGTTACTATATTCTCACTTTTATTAAACCATTTTATTGTACCACAGAGTAGTAAAATTCATTCAGATTTTGAAAATAAATATATTAAAAAGCGTAAAGTAGACTATAATAATGTAACTGATGTCAATCTTCAATTAAGTGAAAATGATTATATCTATGTTAAATCTTTTAACCTAAAGCGTAATGTTGGATTTGATTTTTGTTATGAGCGATATGATGGAATACAATTAAAAGAAAAATTGATATGTGATAATATTCGTTTTCGTGAAAAAGATTCATCATATAGAATGACCAATTTTTATAAGAGAGAACTTAGCGAAGGCGATGATGTTATAAGTTTTGGAAGAAGAATGGATACCGTATTTAGTTTTATGCCAGATGATTTACTACATGTTGAGTCTTTTGCAAAAGAAATGAGGACACCAAAATTAATGGAGTATATAGAGGTTTCTCGAGCAAGAGGTAGAGGTAATTTAAATACCTATTTAGTAGAATTATATAAAAGGACAAGCCTTCCTATATCATCATATATTTTGACATTAATTGCTGTATCCTTGGGATCTGTAAAAAGAAGAGGAGGTATTGGAGTTAATTTAGCGATTGGTATAACCCTAATGTTTATTTATGTTTTCCTTCTCAAAATTGTGGAAGTGATTGGTGGTTCTGCAGATTCAAATCCGATGTTTCTTGTTTGGTTACCAAATATAATATTTGCCGCAATAGCTATATATTTATATATTAATGCAAGAAAATAG
- a CDS encoding GumC family protein: MDKNQDNIDIFSDQNVVLRDLVERYVSNWKWFVLGAAITLTSAFLYLRNVSPLFQVTSSIIIKDDSSSGAMSELAVFEDMGMMTSKPSKAENEMEVIKSRSFLTNVVKDLELNVRFYKKGKTFIEDVTSGFSSDPRDREIYINRPINIDFLENDSIILNRSAVFEITLLSPEKYNFKQFESEKKNLDYGINISTSVGDIILTPNLDVIDKYLNKTIIIKLSPVNSAVGFLKSNIKISLLKGTDIINFGIRTENKEKGIDILDHLIMHYNNDALNEKSLISKNTSDFINNRLKVISDELSDVESDIENFRRTNNIVDIGSQTGLNLQNESLNEQKINDVSTQLDLVDAMGEYINEQDGINILPENLGFSDPTLTSTMSKHNELVFRRNELLKSVNEKHPAIVNLDEQINGIKSNISQNIGSIKNSYQITIDGLKKQDAILNSKLFSAPKKERELLDITRQQNVKQTLYLYLLQKREEMAISLGITSANIKIIDKAYSSGNPVSPKKPVIMVGALFLGLLLPFMVLYVSEIIDTKIHERSDVEKVLSLPIIGDIPYTIKKKRIVEKVDRSGTAEAFRLIRTNLDFLLKTNESKSNTIMITSTVGNEGKTFVAANLARTIAFSGSKVLLLGLDLRAPSVAKTLKLKKGIGVTNFITDKNLSVDDITSKYPNDENLDLITSGIIPPNPAELLMSERLAQLFKEVKDKYDYIIVDTPPVSLVTDTLLLNKFSDRFVYVVRAEFLDKRMLKIPHNLNSENKLKNLTLLVNGIRTKNNNYGYGYGYGVNAEKKWYKKMFS; the protein is encoded by the coding sequence ATGGATAAAAATCAAGACAATATTGATATTTTTTCTGATCAAAATGTTGTGTTACGTGATCTAGTTGAAAGATATGTTAGTAATTGGAAGTGGTTTGTTTTAGGAGCGGCAATTACTCTAACTTCAGCATTTTTATACTTAAGAAATGTTTCTCCTTTATTTCAAGTAACATCTTCAATAATTATTAAGGATGATTCAAGTAGTGGTGCAATGTCTGAACTTGCAGTATTTGAAGATATGGGAATGATGACAAGCAAACCAAGTAAGGCAGAAAACGAGATGGAAGTTATTAAGTCTAGAAGTTTCTTGACAAATGTTGTGAAAGATTTAGAATTAAATGTCAGATTTTATAAAAAAGGAAAAACTTTTATAGAAGATGTAACTAGCGGCTTTAGTTCTGATCCTCGAGATAGAGAAATTTATATTAACAGACCTATAAATATTGATTTTTTAGAAAATGACTCTATTATTTTAAATAGAAGTGCCGTTTTTGAAATTACACTTCTATCACCAGAAAAATATAATTTTAAACAATTTGAATCTGAAAAAAAGAATTTAGATTATGGAATAAATATTTCAACTTCAGTTGGAGATATTATACTTACACCTAATTTAGATGTAATTGATAAATATCTGAATAAAACAATAATTATAAAGTTGTCTCCTGTAAATTCTGCTGTTGGTTTTTTAAAATCAAATATTAAAATAAGCCTATTAAAAGGTACTGATATTATAAATTTTGGAATTAGAACTGAAAATAAAGAAAAAGGAATTGATATATTAGATCATTTAATAATGCATTATAACAATGATGCGCTAAATGAAAAAAGTTTAATTTCAAAGAATACCTCAGATTTCATTAACAATAGATTGAAGGTAATATCTGATGAACTATCTGATGTAGAAAGCGATATTGAAAATTTTAGACGAACTAATAATATAGTGGATATTGGTTCTCAAACAGGTTTAAATCTTCAAAATGAATCATTAAATGAGCAAAAGATTAATGATGTAAGTACTCAACTTGATTTAGTTGATGCAATGGGTGAGTATATTAATGAACAAGACGGTATCAACATACTTCCTGAAAATTTAGGATTTTCTGATCCGACTCTTACTTCAACTATGAGTAAACACAATGAATTAGTTTTTAGGAGAAATGAATTGTTAAAAAGCGTAAATGAAAAACACCCTGCTATTGTTAATTTAGATGAGCAAATTAATGGTATTAAAAGTAATATTAGTCAAAATATAGGTAGTATTAAAAACTCTTATCAAATAACTATAGACGGATTGAAAAAACAAGATGCTATTTTAAATTCTAAATTATTTTCTGCACCAAAAAAAGAAAGAGAATTGTTAGATATTACTAGGCAACAGAATGTTAAACAAACTCTTTATCTATATCTTCTTCAAAAGCGAGAAGAAATGGCTATATCACTAGGTATTACTTCAGCAAATATAAAAATAATTGACAAAGCATATAGTTCAGGAAATCCAGTTTCACCAAAGAAACCTGTAATTATGGTAGGTGCTTTGTTTTTAGGATTACTCTTGCCTTTTATGGTTTTATATGTTTCTGAAATTATTGATACTAAAATTCATGAAAGGTCTGATGTTGAAAAAGTTCTAAGTTTACCAATTATTGGAGATATACCATATACAATCAAGAAGAAAAGAATAGTAGAAAAAGTAGATCGCTCTGGAACTGCTGAAGCATTTAGATTGATTAGAACAAACCTAGATTTTCTTTTGAAAACAAATGAATCAAAAAGTAACACTATTATGATTACCTCAACTGTAGGAAATGAGGGAAAAACATTTGTTGCAGCTAATTTGGCAAGAACAATAGCTTTTTCAGGAAGTAAAGTTTTACTATTAGGATTGGACCTAAGAGCACCTTCTGTTGCAAAAACGTTGAAATTGAAAAAAGGAATTGGTGTGACGAATTTTATTACTGATAAGAATTTAAGTGTTGATGATATTACCAGCAAATATCCTAATGATGAAAACCTTGATTTGATTACTTCTGGTATTATACCACCAAATCCGGCTGAATTATTAATGAGTGAGCGATTGGCACAACTATTTAAGGAGGTAAAAGATAAATATGATTATATTATTGTTGATACACCTCCTGTAAGTTTGGTTACTGATACATTATTACTTAATAAATTTTCAGACCGATTTGTTTATGTTGTTCGTGCGGAGTTCTTAGATAAAAGAATGTTAAAAATTCCTCATAATTTAAATAGTGAAAATAAACTTAAGAACTTAACACTATTAGTTAATGGTATTAGAACCAAAAACAATAATTATGGTTACGGTTATGGCTATGGAGTAAACGCTGAAAAAAAGTGGTATAAAAAGATGTTTTCTTAG
- the tgt gene encoding tRNA guanosine(34) transglycosylase Tgt gives MKFELKGKDLNSKARAGVMTTDHGKIETPIFMPVGTVGTVKGVHQKELKEEVNPDIILGNTYHLYLRPKTDILKQVGGLHKFINWDRPILTDSGGYQVYSLSARRKINEEGVKFKSHIDGSYHFFTPENVMEIQRTIGADIIMAFDECTPYPCDYKYAKRSMHMTHRWLKRCINHLDKTPMSYDYNQTFFPIVQGSTYKDLRKESAEFIASVEAEGNAIGGLSVGEPAEEMYEMTDIVCSILPEDKPRYLMGVGTPINILENIALGVDMFDCVMPTRNARNGMLFTAYGSINIKNKKWENDFSPIDEMGITYVDTYYSKAYLRHLFVSKELLGKQIASIHNLGFYLWLVREARKHILAGDFTEWKNKMVKQMNNRL, from the coding sequence ATGAAATTTGAATTAAAAGGAAAAGATTTAAATAGTAAGGCGAGAGCAGGAGTAATGACTACCGATCACGGTAAAATTGAAACTCCTATTTTTATGCCTGTTGGTACTGTAGGCACTGTAAAAGGCGTTCATCAAAAAGAGTTAAAAGAAGAGGTAAATCCTGATATAATATTAGGAAACACTTATCATTTATACCTTAGACCAAAGACTGATATATTAAAGCAAGTTGGAGGTTTACATAAATTTATAAATTGGGATAGACCTATACTAACCGATAGTGGAGGGTATCAAGTTTATTCTTTATCAGCTAGAAGAAAAATAAATGAAGAAGGTGTGAAGTTTAAAAGTCATATAGATGGTTCATATCATTTCTTTACGCCTGAGAATGTGATGGAAATTCAACGAACAATAGGTGCAGATATAATTATGGCATTTGATGAATGCACTCCGTATCCATGTGATTATAAATACGCAAAACGATCGATGCATATGACTCATAGATGGTTAAAGCGTTGTATCAATCATTTAGATAAAACACCAATGTCTTATGATTATAATCAAACATTTTTCCCAATAGTTCAAGGTAGTACATATAAAGACCTAAGAAAAGAATCTGCTGAATTTATTGCATCAGTTGAAGCAGAAGGTAATGCAATAGGTGGGTTGTCAGTTGGTGAACCTGCAGAAGAAATGTATGAAATGACAGATATTGTTTGTAGCATTTTACCTGAAGACAAGCCAAGATATTTAATGGGTGTTGGTACTCCAATCAATATATTAGAAAATATTGCGTTAGGAGTTGATATGTTTGATTGTGTTATGCCAACACGAAATGCAAGAAACGGAATGTTGTTTACTGCTTATGGAAGTATAAATATCAAAAACAAAAAATGGGAAAATGATTTTTCTCCAATAGATGAAATGGGAATTACATATGTAGATACTTATTATTCGAAAGCATATTTGCGTCATTTATTTGTGTCTAAAGAATTGTTAGGTAAGCAAATTGCGTCAATTCATAATTTAGGTTTTTACTTATGGTTGGTTCGTGAAGCAAGAAAACATATATTAGCAGGAGATTTTACCGAATGGAAAAATAAAATGGTAAAACAAATGAATAATCGATTATAA
- a CDS encoding DegT/DnrJ/EryC1/StrS family aminotransferase — translation MNKKLWLSSPHMGGKELEYVNTAFETNWIAPLGPNVNGFENDIQNYLEKSNVYVSALSSGTAAIHLGLILLGVEKNDEVICQSMTFSASANPIMYVGAKPIFVDSEKDTWNMCPELLEEAILDRISKGKKPKAIVAVHLYGMPYKVDEISAISKKYEIPVLEDSAEAFGSTYKGEKCGTFGEIAILSFNGNKIITTSGGGALISKSKTFKEKAIYLSTQARDEAPHYQHSVVGYNYRMSNVVAGIGRGQMLVLDDRVKARRKNYETYVKELSDLESQISFLKEPDSFFSNRWLSCILTDGYTKREKIRLTIEKENIESRPLWKPMHMQPVFSEFPSYVNGVSENLFERGLCLPSGSNLTKNDLERVISEIKNCI, via the coding sequence ATGAATAAAAAATTATGGCTATCATCTCCTCATATGGGAGGGAAAGAATTAGAGTACGTAAACACTGCATTTGAGACTAATTGGATAGCTCCATTAGGACCAAATGTGAATGGGTTTGAAAATGATATTCAAAATTATTTAGAGAAAAGCAATGTATATGTTTCGGCATTAAGTTCTGGGACTGCGGCAATACATTTAGGTTTGATATTATTGGGTGTTGAAAAAAATGATGAAGTCATCTGTCAAAGCATGACATTTTCAGCTTCTGCAAATCCTATTATGTATGTAGGTGCAAAACCAATATTTGTTGATAGCGAAAAGGATACTTGGAATATGTGTCCTGAACTCTTAGAAGAAGCTATATTGGATAGAATTTCTAAAGGTAAAAAGCCTAAAGCAATTGTAGCTGTTCATCTGTATGGAATGCCTTATAAGGTTGATGAAATTTCTGCTATTTCCAAAAAATATGAAATACCTGTATTAGAAGATAGTGCTGAAGCTTTTGGTAGTACTTATAAAGGCGAGAAATGTGGAACATTTGGCGAAATAGCAATATTATCTTTTAATGGTAATAAAATTATTACAACATCAGGTGGAGGTGCATTAATTTCAAAGAGTAAAACTTTTAAAGAAAAAGCTATTTATCTTTCTACACAAGCTAGAGATGAAGCTCCTCACTATCAACATTCAGTAGTTGGTTATAATTATAGAATGTCAAATGTTGTTGCAGGAATAGGTCGTGGGCAAATGTTAGTATTAGACGATAGAGTTAAAGCTCGAAGAAAAAATTATGAAACTTATGTTAAAGAATTGTCAGATCTTGAATCTCAAATATCATTTTTAAAAGAACCTGATTCTTTTTTTTCAAATAGATGGTTGAGTTGTATTTTAACTGATGGATATACTAAAAGAGAAAAAATTCGTTTAACTATTGAAAAAGAGAATATTGAATCGAGACCATTATGGAAACCAATGCACATGCAACCTGTTTTTTCTGAATTTCCTTCCTATGTCAATGGAGTGTCAGAAAATTTGTTTGAACGAGGATTGTGCTTGCCAAGTGGTTCTAATTTAACAAAAAATGATTTGGAAAGGGTCATTTCTGAAATAAAAAATTGCATTTAA